A single window of Haliotis asinina isolate JCU_RB_2024 chromosome 5, JCU_Hal_asi_v2, whole genome shotgun sequence DNA harbors:
- the LOC137283522 gene encoding LIM domain-binding protein 3-like isoform X5, with protein sequence MIVEKRTLRTTRTTTETEKRTVRRTSKVFSNSPAEGVLQRGDVIVSIGNRNGDELTHKQAKDLIEGGGGQVNLVVTRTGSPSIVPPPGRHETQSSFRTPAPVAPRTNPPKAMPSYGGGSAGHKPKKVNLSKLGGGGPDFGSDFTRPNLQAPQQASRPSYRPVGGQGQMLNKVQESLDSIIYSPRSPEPYPQAPFYGQQQQQSYQQPTQQKQIYQQPAPPPPFQPNMSFGGSVSPGGDYRPTFEQIDSGQYAEEEEEFVPVWERRKTFQDQRPTVTKTVRATPVPKVPRPMGKSPDAPSFGIDYSGPGARSANVKWTPQKAPPRQHQQPVQSEPPRYQNEPEVRAPWRESLRSTGVKPWDVDLDYTSQQPTQSSQSQAPAPVKPGKEGERDWNQSAVFRMIQQEERRPGQAPPRAAPAPGRGAVRPPPPKPAPQFQASAKFSAPAQFNAPGFEDELGVSDF encoded by the exons ATGATTGTCGAAAAACGAACTCTCCGTACAACTCGCACGACTACTGAAACAGAGAAAAGGACTGTGAGAAGGACGAGTAAG GTGTTTTCCAACAGCCCTGCGGAAGGTGTGCTCCAGAGAGGTGACGTCATTGTTTCCATCGGCAACAGGAACGGCGACGAGTTGACACACAAGCAAGCCAAGGACCTCATAGAAGGAGGCGGAGGACAGGTCAACCTTGTTGTTACCAG AACGGGTAGTCCGTCCATCGT ACCTCCTCCAGGGCGACACGAAACGCAATCG TCATTTCGTACCCCGGCGCCAGTTGCACCTCGAACCAACCCGCCTAAAGCAATGCCTTCCTATGGCGGTGGATCAGCCGGGCACAAACCCAAGAAGGTGAACCTGTCCAAATTGGGTGGTGGCGGTCCTGACTTTGGTTCCGACTTCACGCGTCCAAACCTTCAAGCTCCTCAACAAGCTTCAAGGCCATCGTACCGTCCAGttggaggtcaaggtcaaatgcTGAACAAGGTCCAGGAGAGTCTAGACAGTATCATTTACTCCCCGCGCTCCCCCGAACCTTATCCACAGGCTCCATTCTATGgccagcaacagcagcaatcGTATCAGCAACCTACTCAGCAAAAACAGATTTACCAGCAGCCAGCCCCGCCACCACCCTTCCAGCCCAACATGTCATTTGGAGGTTCCGTCTCCCCAGGGGGAGACTACCGACCAACATTCGAGCAGATCGACAGTGGACAATACGCGGAGGAGGAAGAGGAATTCGTTCCTGTGTGGGAGAGGAGGAAAACTTTCCAGGACCAGAGGCCGACAG TTACTAAAACGGTGAGGGCAACTCCAGTACCAAAAGTACCAAGACCGATGGGAAAGTCCCCAGATGCACCTTCCTTCGGGATAGACTACTCCGGACCAGGGGCACGGTCCGCCAACGTCAAGTGGACGCCTCAAAAGGCACCCCCCAGGCAGCATCAGCAGCCCGTGCAGTCGGAGCCACCCCGCTACCAGAACGAGCCTGAGGTTCGAGCTCCCTGGAGAGAGAGTCTACGAAGCACTGGAGTGAAGCCTTGGGATGTAGACTTGGACTACACAAGCCAACAGCCTACCCAAAG CTCCCAGTCACAGGCACCTGCACCAGTTAAACCAGGCAAGGAAGGGGAGCGGGACTGGAACCAGTCAGCTGTGTTTAGAATGATTCAACAAGAAGAGCGCCGCCCAGGACAAGCCCCTCCTAGGGCTGCCCCTGCCCCTGGTAGAGGTGCGGTGCGACCCCCGCCCCCCAAACCAGCCCCTCAGTTCCAAGCATCTGCCAAATTCAGCGCACCTGCCCAATTCAATGCACCTGGTTTTGAGGATGAGTTGGGGGTGTCTGACTTCTAA
- the LOC137283522 gene encoding LIM domain-binding protein 3-like isoform X4: protein MTGFSKFQVRLFRDSFNTPWGFRLQGGKDLNQALVVQRVFSNSPAEGVLQRGDVIVSIGNRNGDELTHKQAKDLIEGGGGQVNLVVTRPPPGRHETQSSFRTPAPVAPRTNPPKAMPSYGGGSAGHKPKKVNLSKLGGGGPDFGSDFTRPNLQAPQQASRPSYRPVGGQGQMLNKVQESLDSIIYSPRSPEPYPQAPFYGQQQQQSYQQPTQQKQIYQQPAPPPPFQPNMSFGGSVSPGGDYRPTFEQIDSGQYAEEEEEFVPVWERRKTFQDQRPTVTKTVRATPVPKVPRPMGKSPDAPSFGIDYSGPGARSANVKWTPQKAPPRQHQQPVQSEPPRYQNEPEVRAPWRESLRSTGVKPWDVDLDYTSQQPTQSSQSQAPAPVKPGKEGERDWNQSAVFRMIQQEERRPGQAPPRAAPAPGRGAVRPPPPKPAPQFQASAKFSAPAQFNAPGFEDELGVSDF, encoded by the exons GTGTTTTCCAACAGCCCTGCGGAAGGTGTGCTCCAGAGAGGTGACGTCATTGTTTCCATCGGCAACAGGAACGGCGACGAGTTGACACACAAGCAAGCCAAGGACCTCATAGAAGGAGGCGGAGGACAGGTCAACCTTGTTGTTACCAG ACCTCCTCCAGGGCGACACGAAACGCAATCG TCATTTCGTACCCCGGCGCCAGTTGCACCTCGAACCAACCCGCCTAAAGCAATGCCTTCCTATGGCGGTGGATCAGCCGGGCACAAACCCAAGAAGGTGAACCTGTCCAAATTGGGTGGTGGCGGTCCTGACTTTGGTTCCGACTTCACGCGTCCAAACCTTCAAGCTCCTCAACAAGCTTCAAGGCCATCGTACCGTCCAGttggaggtcaaggtcaaatgcTGAACAAGGTCCAGGAGAGTCTAGACAGTATCATTTACTCCCCGCGCTCCCCCGAACCTTATCCACAGGCTCCATTCTATGgccagcaacagcagcaatcGTATCAGCAACCTACTCAGCAAAAACAGATTTACCAGCAGCCAGCCCCGCCACCACCCTTCCAGCCCAACATGTCATTTGGAGGTTCCGTCTCCCCAGGGGGAGACTACCGACCAACATTCGAGCAGATCGACAGTGGACAATACGCGGAGGAGGAAGAGGAATTCGTTCCTGTGTGGGAGAGGAGGAAAACTTTCCAGGACCAGAGGCCGACAG TTACTAAAACGGTGAGGGCAACTCCAGTACCAAAAGTACCAAGACCGATGGGAAAGTCCCCAGATGCACCTTCCTTCGGGATAGACTACTCCGGACCAGGGGCACGGTCCGCCAACGTCAAGTGGACGCCTCAAAAGGCACCCCCCAGGCAGCATCAGCAGCCCGTGCAGTCGGAGCCACCCCGCTACCAGAACGAGCCTGAGGTTCGAGCTCCCTGGAGAGAGAGTCTACGAAGCACTGGAGTGAAGCCTTGGGATGTAGACTTGGACTACACAAGCCAACAGCCTACCCAAAG CTCCCAGTCACAGGCACCTGCACCAGTTAAACCAGGCAAGGAAGGGGAGCGGGACTGGAACCAGTCAGCTGTGTTTAGAATGATTCAACAAGAAGAGCGCCGCCCAGGACAAGCCCCTCCTAGGGCTGCCCCTGCCCCTGGTAGAGGTGCGGTGCGACCCCCGCCCCCCAAACCAGCCCCTCAGTTCCAAGCATCTGCCAAATTCAGCGCACCTGCCCAATTCAATGCACCTGGTTTTGAGGATGAGTTGGGGGTGTCTGACTTCTAA
- the LOC137283522 gene encoding LIM domain-binding protein 3-like isoform X3: MTGFSKFQVRLFRDSFNTPWGFRLQGGKDLNQALVVQRVFSNSPAEGVLQRGDVIVSIGNRNGDELTHKQAKDLIEGGGGQVNLVVTRTGSPSIVPPPGRHETQSSFRTPAPVAPRTNPPKAMPSYGGGSAGHKPKKVNLSKLGGGGPDFGSDFTRPNLQAPQQASRPSYRPVGGQGQMLNKVQESLDSIIYSPRSPEPYPQAPFYGQQQQQSYQQPTQQKQIYQQPAPPPPFQPNMSFGGSVSPGGDYRPTFEQIDSGQYAEEEEEFVPVWERRKTFQDQRPTVTKTVRATPVPKVPRPMGKSPDAPSFGIDYSGPGARSANVKWTPQKAPPRQHQQPVQSEPPRYQNEPEVRAPWRESLRSTGVKPWDVDLDYTSQQPTQSSQSQAPAPVKPGKEGERDWNQSAVFRMIQQEERRPGQAPPRAAPAPGRGAVRPPPPKPAPQFQASAKFSAPAQFNAPGFEDELGVSDF; the protein is encoded by the exons GTGTTTTCCAACAGCCCTGCGGAAGGTGTGCTCCAGAGAGGTGACGTCATTGTTTCCATCGGCAACAGGAACGGCGACGAGTTGACACACAAGCAAGCCAAGGACCTCATAGAAGGAGGCGGAGGACAGGTCAACCTTGTTGTTACCAG AACGGGTAGTCCGTCCATCGT ACCTCCTCCAGGGCGACACGAAACGCAATCG TCATTTCGTACCCCGGCGCCAGTTGCACCTCGAACCAACCCGCCTAAAGCAATGCCTTCCTATGGCGGTGGATCAGCCGGGCACAAACCCAAGAAGGTGAACCTGTCCAAATTGGGTGGTGGCGGTCCTGACTTTGGTTCCGACTTCACGCGTCCAAACCTTCAAGCTCCTCAACAAGCTTCAAGGCCATCGTACCGTCCAGttggaggtcaaggtcaaatgcTGAACAAGGTCCAGGAGAGTCTAGACAGTATCATTTACTCCCCGCGCTCCCCCGAACCTTATCCACAGGCTCCATTCTATGgccagcaacagcagcaatcGTATCAGCAACCTACTCAGCAAAAACAGATTTACCAGCAGCCAGCCCCGCCACCACCCTTCCAGCCCAACATGTCATTTGGAGGTTCCGTCTCCCCAGGGGGAGACTACCGACCAACATTCGAGCAGATCGACAGTGGACAATACGCGGAGGAGGAAGAGGAATTCGTTCCTGTGTGGGAGAGGAGGAAAACTTTCCAGGACCAGAGGCCGACAG TTACTAAAACGGTGAGGGCAACTCCAGTACCAAAAGTACCAAGACCGATGGGAAAGTCCCCAGATGCACCTTCCTTCGGGATAGACTACTCCGGACCAGGGGCACGGTCCGCCAACGTCAAGTGGACGCCTCAAAAGGCACCCCCCAGGCAGCATCAGCAGCCCGTGCAGTCGGAGCCACCCCGCTACCAGAACGAGCCTGAGGTTCGAGCTCCCTGGAGAGAGAGTCTACGAAGCACTGGAGTGAAGCCTTGGGATGTAGACTTGGACTACACAAGCCAACAGCCTACCCAAAG CTCCCAGTCACAGGCACCTGCACCAGTTAAACCAGGCAAGGAAGGGGAGCGGGACTGGAACCAGTCAGCTGTGTTTAGAATGATTCAACAAGAAGAGCGCCGCCCAGGACAAGCCCCTCCTAGGGCTGCCCCTGCCCCTGGTAGAGGTGCGGTGCGACCCCCGCCCCCCAAACCAGCCCCTCAGTTCCAAGCATCTGCCAAATTCAGCGCACCTGCCCAATTCAATGCACCTGGTTTTGAGGATGAGTTGGGGGTGTCTGACTTCTAA
- the LOC137283522 gene encoding uncharacterized protein isoform X6: MIVEKRTLRTTRTTTETEKRTVRRTSKVFSNSPAEGVLQRGDVIVSIGNRNGDELTHKQAKDLIEGGGGQVNLVVTRPPPGRHETQSSFRTPAPVAPRTNPPKAMPSYGGGSAGHKPKKVNLSKLGGGGPDFGSDFTRPNLQAPQQASRPSYRPVGGQGQMLNKVQESLDSIIYSPRSPEPYPQAPFYGQQQQQSYQQPTQQKQIYQQPAPPPPFQPNMSFGGSVSPGGDYRPTFEQIDSGQYAEEEEEFVPVWERRKTFQDQRPTVTKTVRATPVPKVPRPMGKSPDAPSFGIDYSGPGARSANVKWTPQKAPPRQHQQPVQSEPPRYQNEPEVRAPWRESLRSTGVKPWDVDLDYTSQQPTQSSQSQAPAPVKPGKEGERDWNQSAVFRMIQQEERRPGQAPPRAAPAPGRGAVRPPPPKPAPQFQASAKFSAPAQFNAPGFEDELGVSDF; this comes from the exons ATGATTGTCGAAAAACGAACTCTCCGTACAACTCGCACGACTACTGAAACAGAGAAAAGGACTGTGAGAAGGACGAGTAAG GTGTTTTCCAACAGCCCTGCGGAAGGTGTGCTCCAGAGAGGTGACGTCATTGTTTCCATCGGCAACAGGAACGGCGACGAGTTGACACACAAGCAAGCCAAGGACCTCATAGAAGGAGGCGGAGGACAGGTCAACCTTGTTGTTACCAG ACCTCCTCCAGGGCGACACGAAACGCAATCG TCATTTCGTACCCCGGCGCCAGTTGCACCTCGAACCAACCCGCCTAAAGCAATGCCTTCCTATGGCGGTGGATCAGCCGGGCACAAACCCAAGAAGGTGAACCTGTCCAAATTGGGTGGTGGCGGTCCTGACTTTGGTTCCGACTTCACGCGTCCAAACCTTCAAGCTCCTCAACAAGCTTCAAGGCCATCGTACCGTCCAGttggaggtcaaggtcaaatgcTGAACAAGGTCCAGGAGAGTCTAGACAGTATCATTTACTCCCCGCGCTCCCCCGAACCTTATCCACAGGCTCCATTCTATGgccagcaacagcagcaatcGTATCAGCAACCTACTCAGCAAAAACAGATTTACCAGCAGCCAGCCCCGCCACCACCCTTCCAGCCCAACATGTCATTTGGAGGTTCCGTCTCCCCAGGGGGAGACTACCGACCAACATTCGAGCAGATCGACAGTGGACAATACGCGGAGGAGGAAGAGGAATTCGTTCCTGTGTGGGAGAGGAGGAAAACTTTCCAGGACCAGAGGCCGACAG TTACTAAAACGGTGAGGGCAACTCCAGTACCAAAAGTACCAAGACCGATGGGAAAGTCCCCAGATGCACCTTCCTTCGGGATAGACTACTCCGGACCAGGGGCACGGTCCGCCAACGTCAAGTGGACGCCTCAAAAGGCACCCCCCAGGCAGCATCAGCAGCCCGTGCAGTCGGAGCCACCCCGCTACCAGAACGAGCCTGAGGTTCGAGCTCCCTGGAGAGAGAGTCTACGAAGCACTGGAGTGAAGCCTTGGGATGTAGACTTGGACTACACAAGCCAACAGCCTACCCAAAG CTCCCAGTCACAGGCACCTGCACCAGTTAAACCAGGCAAGGAAGGGGAGCGGGACTGGAACCAGTCAGCTGTGTTTAGAATGATTCAACAAGAAGAGCGCCGCCCAGGACAAGCCCCTCCTAGGGCTGCCCCTGCCCCTGGTAGAGGTGCGGTGCGACCCCCGCCCCCCAAACCAGCCCCTCAGTTCCAAGCATCTGCCAAATTCAGCGCACCTGCCCAATTCAATGCACCTGGTTTTGAGGATGAGTTGGGGGTGTCTGACTTCTAA
- the LOC137283522 gene encoding LIM domain-binding protein 3-like isoform X1, which translates to MTGFSKFQVRLFRDSFNTPWGFRLQGGKDLNQALVVQRVFSNSPAEGVLQRGDVIVSIGNRNGDELTHKQAKDLIEGGGGQVNLVVTRTGSPSIVPPPGRHETQSSFRTPAPVAPRTNPPKAMPSYGGGSAGHKPKKVNLSKLGGGGPDFGSDFTRPNLQAPQQASRPSYRPVGGQGQMLNKVQESLDSIIYSPRSPEPYPQAPFYGQQQQQSYQQPTQQKQIYQQPAPPPPFQPNMSFGGSVSPGGDYRPTFEQIDSGQYAEEEEEFVPVWERRKTFQDQRPTVTKTVRATPVPKVPRPMGKSPDAPSFGIDYSGPGARSANVKWTPQKAPPRQHQQPVQSEPPRYQNEPEVRAPWRESLRSTGVKPWDVDLDYTSQQPTQRSGAYNPLSDPQTASQFDPTPAAPTLEEHGEVGDASGKRVVHLQYNSPMGLYSKENVQETKAGQTKAALSQSQAPAPVKPGKEGERDWNQSAVFRMIQQEERRPGQAPPRAAPAPGRGAVRPPPPKPAPQFQASAKFSAPAQFNAPGFEDELGVSDF; encoded by the exons GTGTTTTCCAACAGCCCTGCGGAAGGTGTGCTCCAGAGAGGTGACGTCATTGTTTCCATCGGCAACAGGAACGGCGACGAGTTGACACACAAGCAAGCCAAGGACCTCATAGAAGGAGGCGGAGGACAGGTCAACCTTGTTGTTACCAG AACGGGTAGTCCGTCCATCGT ACCTCCTCCAGGGCGACACGAAACGCAATCG TCATTTCGTACCCCGGCGCCAGTTGCACCTCGAACCAACCCGCCTAAAGCAATGCCTTCCTATGGCGGTGGATCAGCCGGGCACAAACCCAAGAAGGTGAACCTGTCCAAATTGGGTGGTGGCGGTCCTGACTTTGGTTCCGACTTCACGCGTCCAAACCTTCAAGCTCCTCAACAAGCTTCAAGGCCATCGTACCGTCCAGttggaggtcaaggtcaaatgcTGAACAAGGTCCAGGAGAGTCTAGACAGTATCATTTACTCCCCGCGCTCCCCCGAACCTTATCCACAGGCTCCATTCTATGgccagcaacagcagcaatcGTATCAGCAACCTACTCAGCAAAAACAGATTTACCAGCAGCCAGCCCCGCCACCACCCTTCCAGCCCAACATGTCATTTGGAGGTTCCGTCTCCCCAGGGGGAGACTACCGACCAACATTCGAGCAGATCGACAGTGGACAATACGCGGAGGAGGAAGAGGAATTCGTTCCTGTGTGGGAGAGGAGGAAAACTTTCCAGGACCAGAGGCCGACAG TTACTAAAACGGTGAGGGCAACTCCAGTACCAAAAGTACCAAGACCGATGGGAAAGTCCCCAGATGCACCTTCCTTCGGGATAGACTACTCCGGACCAGGGGCACGGTCCGCCAACGTCAAGTGGACGCCTCAAAAGGCACCCCCCAGGCAGCATCAGCAGCCCGTGCAGTCGGAGCCACCCCGCTACCAGAACGAGCCTGAGGTTCGAGCTCCCTGGAGAGAGAGTCTACGAAGCACTGGAGTGAAGCCTTGGGATGTAGACTTGGACTACACAAGCCAACAGCCTACCCAAAGGTCTGGAGCTTACAATCCTCTGAGTGATCCTCAGACGGCCTCTCAATTCGACCCCACCCCTGCTGCCCCAACTCTGGAGGAGCATGGTGAGGTGGGGGATGCCAGTGGCAAAAGGGTTGTTCATCTGCAATATAACTCCCCTATGGGCCTGTATTCAAAGGAAAATGTACAGGAAACTAAAGCTGGTCAGACAAAAGCGGCGCT CTCCCAGTCACAGGCACCTGCACCAGTTAAACCAGGCAAGGAAGGGGAGCGGGACTGGAACCAGTCAGCTGTGTTTAGAATGATTCAACAAGAAGAGCGCCGCCCAGGACAAGCCCCTCCTAGGGCTGCCCCTGCCCCTGGTAGAGGTGCGGTGCGACCCCCGCCCCCCAAACCAGCCCCTCAGTTCCAAGCATCTGCCAAATTCAGCGCACCTGCCCAATTCAATGCACCTGGTTTTGAGGATGAGTTGGGGGTGTCTGACTTCTAA
- the LOC137283522 gene encoding LIM domain-binding protein 3-like isoform X2 has translation MTGFSKFQVRLFRDSFNTPWGFRLQGGKDLNQALVVQRVFSNSPAEGVLQRGDVIVSIGNRNGDELTHKQAKDLIEGGGGQVNLVVTRPPPGRHETQSSFRTPAPVAPRTNPPKAMPSYGGGSAGHKPKKVNLSKLGGGGPDFGSDFTRPNLQAPQQASRPSYRPVGGQGQMLNKVQESLDSIIYSPRSPEPYPQAPFYGQQQQQSYQQPTQQKQIYQQPAPPPPFQPNMSFGGSVSPGGDYRPTFEQIDSGQYAEEEEEFVPVWERRKTFQDQRPTVTKTVRATPVPKVPRPMGKSPDAPSFGIDYSGPGARSANVKWTPQKAPPRQHQQPVQSEPPRYQNEPEVRAPWRESLRSTGVKPWDVDLDYTSQQPTQRSGAYNPLSDPQTASQFDPTPAAPTLEEHGEVGDASGKRVVHLQYNSPMGLYSKENVQETKAGQTKAALSQSQAPAPVKPGKEGERDWNQSAVFRMIQQEERRPGQAPPRAAPAPGRGAVRPPPPKPAPQFQASAKFSAPAQFNAPGFEDELGVSDF, from the exons GTGTTTTCCAACAGCCCTGCGGAAGGTGTGCTCCAGAGAGGTGACGTCATTGTTTCCATCGGCAACAGGAACGGCGACGAGTTGACACACAAGCAAGCCAAGGACCTCATAGAAGGAGGCGGAGGACAGGTCAACCTTGTTGTTACCAG ACCTCCTCCAGGGCGACACGAAACGCAATCG TCATTTCGTACCCCGGCGCCAGTTGCACCTCGAACCAACCCGCCTAAAGCAATGCCTTCCTATGGCGGTGGATCAGCCGGGCACAAACCCAAGAAGGTGAACCTGTCCAAATTGGGTGGTGGCGGTCCTGACTTTGGTTCCGACTTCACGCGTCCAAACCTTCAAGCTCCTCAACAAGCTTCAAGGCCATCGTACCGTCCAGttggaggtcaaggtcaaatgcTGAACAAGGTCCAGGAGAGTCTAGACAGTATCATTTACTCCCCGCGCTCCCCCGAACCTTATCCACAGGCTCCATTCTATGgccagcaacagcagcaatcGTATCAGCAACCTACTCAGCAAAAACAGATTTACCAGCAGCCAGCCCCGCCACCACCCTTCCAGCCCAACATGTCATTTGGAGGTTCCGTCTCCCCAGGGGGAGACTACCGACCAACATTCGAGCAGATCGACAGTGGACAATACGCGGAGGAGGAAGAGGAATTCGTTCCTGTGTGGGAGAGGAGGAAAACTTTCCAGGACCAGAGGCCGACAG TTACTAAAACGGTGAGGGCAACTCCAGTACCAAAAGTACCAAGACCGATGGGAAAGTCCCCAGATGCACCTTCCTTCGGGATAGACTACTCCGGACCAGGGGCACGGTCCGCCAACGTCAAGTGGACGCCTCAAAAGGCACCCCCCAGGCAGCATCAGCAGCCCGTGCAGTCGGAGCCACCCCGCTACCAGAACGAGCCTGAGGTTCGAGCTCCCTGGAGAGAGAGTCTACGAAGCACTGGAGTGAAGCCTTGGGATGTAGACTTGGACTACACAAGCCAACAGCCTACCCAAAGGTCTGGAGCTTACAATCCTCTGAGTGATCCTCAGACGGCCTCTCAATTCGACCCCACCCCTGCTGCCCCAACTCTGGAGGAGCATGGTGAGGTGGGGGATGCCAGTGGCAAAAGGGTTGTTCATCTGCAATATAACTCCCCTATGGGCCTGTATTCAAAGGAAAATGTACAGGAAACTAAAGCTGGTCAGACAAAAGCGGCGCT CTCCCAGTCACAGGCACCTGCACCAGTTAAACCAGGCAAGGAAGGGGAGCGGGACTGGAACCAGTCAGCTGTGTTTAGAATGATTCAACAAGAAGAGCGCCGCCCAGGACAAGCCCCTCCTAGGGCTGCCCCTGCCCCTGGTAGAGGTGCGGTGCGACCCCCGCCCCCCAAACCAGCCCCTCAGTTCCAAGCATCTGCCAAATTCAGCGCACCTGCCCAATTCAATGCACCTGGTTTTGAGGATGAGTTGGGGGTGTCTGACTTCTAA